A DNA window from Streptomyces canus contains the following coding sequences:
- a CDS encoding putative baseplate assembly protein — translation MCASEECGCGGHDERLAPAPLHNPPGRTALDYRVGEYGSFLAALLDRLASPAYPALNGLTVRTPDDPAIGLLDATAVLGDLLTFHSERIADEAYVRTANEHRSLVLLGRLVGHRPRPGVAASTYLAYSLERDPRAETLPVLIPRGARSHSVPASADEQSLTFETSADLTARWDWNELKVRRRRPSSVTPADLERRSELFVDGTANSLRTGDQLLFVFGEQAGGQRLLLPVAKTRVDRDEEITAISLPKSAPATLKELVDEVRRWVAEPAVPGEPGDEPPTPEVPNPRPVSRLIEDIDDQVLAPLRDDLDGIETPESLAQRLAEPVARLGEAQVLADPYEDVAAWFEQLEAVLGELAERALELAPAQTEGSRSSAAPLGLVAPRGGAAGRYSPAPLKDRRAAALQALAGILPALRADTPASEGAAPRPTADPARLLSTLNPSLRTLYPAWRKAAVPGAAPLLRELLAMRVTTAPFGATAPLKPVQDDRGRVIRSADWPLTGAVLAGVRVAYDTAGKVPVRTDFQYIEGGSSDQRAVTLPLAQQVSFALGPGQVDLQTRSGQDRDLNGPTRRPTDSQDPGVTVRLRSGLPERTLFVSRPDDDGLVHVGIHNGTAQEIALRPGANEQFTHGEYEVSLRYTIGSTEPNVEIVIASKPEPVNRKVLQLDSVHDGITVGSWVAVQRPAKGDQIPGDAKLAFVTTQVMAKRTAAYTNYGITGRGTELTLANDWLDEFDVLLSHIRDTTVHAAGEPLRLADEPLGEDVHGNEIELAELYDGLAPGRTLVVSGERSDLPGAVPATEVVTIAAADPAADPQLPGDRVHTRLTLTGDLAYRYRRESVRILGNVVRATHGESRDEAIGSGDSDRVGQTFVLWQSPLTWLADDNPLGATPVLEIRVDGVLWHEVDSLAGRGPRERVYITGSTADGRTTVTFGDGVHGARLPTGHDNVHARYRFGTGRAANVAADRITQPLTRPLGVTAVTNPRPATGGADADGPGLTRRTIPLAVSALDRLVSEADYEDFARSRAGIGRAAARELFDGRRRVLHVTVAGTDDVPIAEETLRPLRGALTEFGDPGLPVRVDVRELVLLLVAAKVKIAHDHAWETVEPRLRQAILRRLGYDGRELGQPARLSELLATAHTVPGVDYMDVDVFTGIPASATPQELTELLTNPGEPKQTVPAHPATYDEKTHTVRAENGETLTEICARHGVPLAELLRLNPDITDTRRLAKGRTVYVFRGIRPAQLALLSPKAADTLILTEVK, via the coding sequence ATGTGCGCGTCTGAAGAATGCGGCTGCGGCGGCCACGACGAGCGCCTGGCGCCCGCCCCGCTCCACAACCCACCCGGCCGCACCGCCCTCGACTACCGCGTCGGCGAGTACGGGTCCTTCCTGGCGGCCTTGCTCGACCGGCTCGCCTCACCCGCGTACCCGGCCCTGAACGGGCTCACCGTCCGCACCCCGGACGACCCGGCGATCGGCCTGCTCGACGCCACCGCCGTCCTCGGTGACCTGCTCACCTTCCACTCCGAGCGGATCGCCGACGAGGCGTATGTCCGTACGGCGAACGAGCACCGGTCGCTGGTGCTGCTGGGCAGGCTGGTGGGGCACCGGCCGCGGCCGGGTGTCGCCGCGTCCACCTATCTCGCGTACAGCCTGGAACGTGATCCGCGCGCCGAGACCCTGCCGGTGCTCATCCCGAGGGGAGCGCGTAGTCACAGCGTGCCCGCGTCCGCCGATGAGCAGTCCCTCACGTTCGAGACCAGTGCGGATCTGACGGCTCGCTGGGACTGGAACGAGTTGAAGGTGCGTCGGCGCCGGCCGTCGTCGGTGACGCCCGCGGATCTGGAGCGGCGGTCGGAGCTGTTCGTCGACGGTACGGCGAACTCGCTCCGGACCGGGGACCAGTTGCTGTTCGTCTTCGGGGAACAGGCGGGTGGACAGCGGCTGTTGCTGCCGGTCGCGAAGACACGGGTCGACCGGGACGAGGAGATCACCGCGATCTCGCTGCCGAAGTCGGCGCCGGCGACGCTCAAGGAGCTCGTGGACGAAGTGCGGCGGTGGGTCGCCGAGCCTGCGGTGCCGGGGGAGCCCGGGGATGAGCCGCCGACGCCCGAAGTGCCCAATCCGCGGCCGGTGAGTCGGCTGATCGAGGACATCGACGATCAGGTGCTGGCGCCGCTGCGGGATGACTTGGACGGCATCGAGACGCCTGAGAGCCTCGCCCAGCGGCTCGCGGAGCCCGTCGCCCGTCTCGGTGAGGCCCAGGTGTTGGCCGATCCCTATGAGGATGTCGCCGCTTGGTTCGAGCAGTTGGAGGCGGTGCTTGGGGAACTTGCTGAGCGGGCACTGGAGTTGGCGCCTGCGCAGACAGAAGGCAGTCGGTCGTCTGCCGCGCCGTTGGGGCTGGTCGCGCCCCGCGGCGGAGCCGCAGGTCGATACAGCCCCGCGCCCCTGAAAGACCGGCGCGCCGCCGCTCTCCAGGCACTGGCCGGCATCCTCCCCGCCCTGCGGGCCGACACCCCGGCATCGGAAGGCGCGGCCCCCCGCCCCACCGCCGACCCCGCCCGCCTCCTCTCCACCCTCAACCCCTCCCTTCGCACCCTCTACCCGGCCTGGCGCAAGGCCGCCGTGCCCGGAGCCGCGCCGCTCCTCCGTGAGCTGCTCGCCATGCGGGTCACCACCGCGCCCTTCGGGGCCACCGCTCCTCTCAAGCCGGTCCAGGACGACCGCGGGCGGGTCATCCGTTCCGCGGACTGGCCGCTCACCGGGGCCGTGCTGGCCGGGGTCCGGGTCGCCTACGACACCGCGGGCAAGGTGCCGGTGCGGACGGACTTCCAGTACATCGAGGGCGGCAGCTCCGACCAGCGGGCCGTGACCCTGCCGCTCGCCCAGCAGGTGTCCTTCGCGCTCGGGCCGGGGCAGGTCGACCTTCAGACCCGTTCCGGGCAGGACCGCGACCTGAACGGGCCGACCCGTCGGCCGACCGACTCCCAGGACCCCGGCGTCACCGTCCGCCTCCGCAGCGGGCTGCCCGAGCGCACCCTGTTCGTGTCCCGGCCCGACGACGACGGCCTGGTCCACGTGGGCATCCACAACGGCACCGCGCAGGAGATCGCCCTGCGCCCGGGCGCCAACGAGCAGTTCACCCACGGCGAGTACGAGGTCAGCCTGCGCTATACGATCGGCAGCACCGAGCCCAACGTCGAGATCGTCATCGCCAGCAAGCCCGAGCCCGTCAACCGCAAGGTGCTCCAACTGGACAGCGTGCACGACGGGATCACCGTCGGCAGCTGGGTCGCCGTCCAGCGGCCCGCCAAGGGGGACCAGATCCCCGGCGACGCCAAGCTGGCCTTCGTCACCACCCAGGTCATGGCGAAGCGTACGGCGGCGTACACCAACTACGGCATCACCGGGCGCGGCACCGAACTCACGCTCGCCAACGACTGGTTGGACGAGTTCGACGTACTCCTCTCCCACATCCGCGACACCACCGTGCACGCGGCGGGCGAACCGCTGCGCCTGGCCGACGAACCGCTCGGTGAGGACGTGCACGGCAACGAGATCGAACTTGCCGAGCTGTACGACGGGTTGGCCCCCGGACGGACCCTCGTCGTCAGCGGTGAGCGCAGCGACCTGCCGGGTGCCGTCCCGGCCACCGAGGTCGTCACCATCGCCGCCGCCGACCCCGCCGCGGACCCCCAGCTCCCCGGCGACCGCGTCCACACCCGGCTCACCCTGACCGGCGACCTCGCGTACCGCTACCGCCGCGAGTCCGTCCGTATCCTCGGCAACGTCGTCCGGGCCACCCACGGCGAGAGCCGCGACGAGGCCATCGGCAGCGGCGACTCGGACCGCGTGGGCCAGACCTTCGTACTCTGGCAGTCGCCGCTCACCTGGCTCGCCGACGACAACCCCCTCGGTGCCACGCCGGTGTTGGAGATCCGGGTCGACGGTGTGCTCTGGCACGAGGTCGACAGCCTCGCCGGACGCGGCCCGCGCGAGCGCGTCTACATCACCGGCTCCACCGCCGACGGCCGCACCACGGTCACCTTCGGCGACGGCGTCCACGGCGCCCGCCTGCCCACCGGCCACGACAACGTCCACGCCCGCTACCGCTTCGGCACCGGGCGGGCCGCCAACGTCGCCGCCGACCGCATCACCCAGCCCCTCACCCGCCCGCTCGGCGTCACTGCGGTCACCAACCCGCGCCCGGCCACCGGCGGCGCGGACGCCGACGGCCCCGGCCTGACCCGCCGCACGATCCCCCTCGCGGTCTCCGCCCTCGACCGGCTGGTCTCCGAGGCCGACTACGAGGACTTCGCCCGCTCCCGCGCCGGCATCGGCCGAGCGGCCGCACGCGAACTCTTCGACGGACGGCGGCGCGTGCTGCACGTCACGGTCGCGGGCACCGACGACGTGCCGATCGCGGAGGAGACCCTACGGCCCCTGCGCGGCGCCCTCACCGAATTCGGCGACCCGGGTCTCCCGGTCCGCGTCGACGTACGCGAGCTGGTCCTCCTGCTCGTCGCCGCCAAGGTGAAGATCGCGCACGACCACGCCTGGGAGACGGTCGAGCCGCGCCTGCGCCAGGCCATCCTGCGCCGACTCGGCTACGACGGACGGGAGTTGGGCCAACCGGCCCGCCTGTCCGAACTCCTCGCCACGGCCCACACCGTGCCCGGCGTCGACTACATGGACGTGGACGTCTTCACCGGCATCCCCGCCTCCGCGACCCCGCAGGAGCTGACCGAACTGCTCACCAACCCCGGCGAGCCCAAGCAGACCGTCCCCGCACACCCGGCGACGTACGACGAGAAGACCCACACGGTCCGGGCCGAGAACGGCGAGACCCTCACCGAGATCTGCGCCCGTCACGGCGTCCCGCTCGCCGAACTCCTGCGCCTCAACCCCGACATCACCGACACCCGGCGCCTCGCCAAGGGCCGGACGGTGTACGTCTTCCGCGGCATCCGCCCGGCGCAGCTCGCGCTGCTGTCCCCGAAGGCCGCCGACACCCTGATCCTGACGGAGGTCAAGTGA
- a CDS encoding putative baseplate assembly protein, producing MTGTTTRMTRTTTRRAKVRAAQLNGIDAVEVDDDGLLLTVTFLGKAPHGLGPENVRIDGGRRITGITAVDLSVEREEDPELDDKLYVTLDQAGDTSRYRLSLVETDPYGRPGTEPFRGFDQRYHTATFSFRPDCPTPFDCKEDDGHPESFPEAPVVDYTARDHDTIRKLLLDRLALTTPDWVERNPADLGMTLVELLAYTGDQISYQQDAVATEAYLDTARRRVSVRRHLRLIDYAMHDGCTARAYVTVESAGDITLAPGTFRFASVDVRTLDPHDRPEPGTVIDENDLGDLDERGSVEVFEPVVAADPLELKVAHNAIRLWTWGGEVGTLPQGATSATLRDEWRDRETCKDRQLDLKPGDLLVLEEVRGPRTGTPGDADPAHRQAVRLTSVRPAVDRIEDQPVLEVTWAAEDALRFPFCLTARAGRDCLPVEDVTLARGNVVLVDHGRTLHGFPETVTVPPEPAVVAPCAPPAFGCGDRDEGNAPARLINSLTDKAESGESLVPDDIRELFQTVGEAATVRAGLGLERAGQRHERVVPGTSYAQAAALRTLLAQSVYPGIAPRFRPVLGRSPVVQAVPYPEPATVAAGQAERIAAIPGRIRQRLVDLWRSARDRDGLSEEEISELTLVYGLHVLERLELRRHPVRALRELLYRSDRLLDGKLRRVEILAARARAGTVLDPHIAWEIAHSWGPQYAAGLHPDEPVLRGPATAALTQDPRRALPAVRVDETWSPRRDLLDSGPRDRHFVGELENDGRLALRFGDGRHGARPTPGARLALHYRLGGGSAGNIGAEAINHLVIHSDCAQPPAVVVRNPLPAVGGAEPEPVGQVRQLAPLDLRRTRLRAVTADDYAALASLLPGVQRAAAALRWTGSVQEAHIAIDAYGDAEPSAELLAHVEQSLEAYRRIGHDLVVGPARLVPLDIALSVCAAPGHQHGQILAELYRVLGNGRHGFFHPDALTFGEPVRLSRLVAAAAAVPGVTGVQVTRFQRLSEQDRGEREDGVLRLGPLEIATCDNDPDRPENGLLAISLGGA from the coding sequence ATGACCGGCACCACGACCCGCATGACCCGCACCACCACCCGCCGGGCCAAGGTGCGAGCCGCCCAGCTCAACGGGATCGACGCGGTGGAGGTCGACGACGACGGCCTCCTCCTCACCGTCACCTTCCTCGGCAAGGCCCCGCACGGCCTCGGGCCCGAGAACGTCCGTATCGACGGCGGCCGCCGCATCACCGGCATCACCGCCGTCGACCTCAGCGTCGAACGCGAGGAGGACCCCGAGCTCGACGACAAGCTCTACGTCACCCTCGACCAGGCCGGCGACACCTCCCGCTACCGTCTCTCGCTCGTCGAGACCGACCCGTACGGCCGCCCCGGCACCGAACCCTTCCGCGGCTTCGACCAGCGCTACCACACCGCGACCTTCTCCTTCCGCCCCGACTGCCCAACTCCCTTCGACTGCAAGGAAGATGACGGACACCCAGAAAGCTTCCCCGAGGCCCCGGTCGTCGACTACACGGCCCGCGACCACGACACCATCCGCAAGCTGCTCCTCGACCGGCTCGCCCTCACCACCCCCGACTGGGTCGAGCGCAACCCCGCCGACCTCGGCATGACCCTCGTCGAGCTCCTCGCGTACACCGGCGACCAGATCAGCTACCAGCAGGACGCGGTGGCCACCGAGGCCTACCTCGACACCGCCCGCCGCCGGGTCTCCGTACGGCGACACCTCCGGCTCATCGACTACGCGATGCACGACGGCTGCACGGCCAGGGCGTACGTCACCGTCGAGAGCGCCGGCGACATCACCCTCGCCCCGGGCACCTTCCGCTTCGCCTCCGTCGACGTCCGCACCCTCGACCCGCACGACCGCCCCGAGCCCGGCACGGTCATCGACGAGAATGACCTCGGCGACCTGGACGAGCGCGGCTCGGTGGAGGTCTTCGAACCGGTCGTCGCCGCCGACCCGTTGGAGCTGAAGGTCGCCCACAACGCGATCCGCCTGTGGACCTGGGGCGGCGAGGTCGGCACCCTCCCCCAGGGCGCGACCTCGGCCACTTTGCGCGACGAATGGCGCGACCGGGAGACCTGCAAGGACCGCCAACTCGACCTGAAGCCCGGCGACTTGCTGGTCCTCGAAGAGGTACGGGGCCCACGCACCGGTACCCCCGGCGACGCCGACCCCGCCCACCGCCAGGCCGTCCGTCTGACCTCCGTCCGCCCGGCCGTCGACCGCATCGAGGACCAGCCGGTCCTGGAGGTCACCTGGGCCGCCGAGGACGCCCTGCGCTTCCCGTTCTGCCTCACCGCCCGGGCCGGCCGCGACTGCCTGCCCGTCGAGGACGTGACCCTCGCCCGCGGCAACGTCGTCCTCGTCGACCACGGCCGCACCCTCCACGGTTTTCCCGAGACGGTCACCGTCCCGCCCGAGCCCGCCGTCGTCGCCCCCTGCGCCCCGCCCGCCTTCGGCTGCGGCGACCGGGACGAGGGCAACGCGCCCGCCCGGCTCATCAACTCCCTGACGGACAAGGCCGAGTCGGGCGAGTCGCTCGTACCGGACGACATCCGTGAGCTGTTCCAGACCGTCGGCGAGGCCGCCACCGTACGCGCCGGACTCGGCCTGGAGCGGGCCGGGCAGCGGCACGAACGCGTCGTCCCCGGGACGTCGTACGCCCAGGCCGCCGCCCTGCGCACCCTGCTCGCCCAGTCCGTCTACCCCGGCATCGCCCCCCGCTTCCGCCCCGTCCTCGGCCGCTCCCCGGTCGTCCAAGCGGTGCCGTACCCCGAGCCGGCCACGGTCGCCGCCGGACAGGCCGAGCGGATCGCCGCGATCCCCGGACGCATCCGGCAGCGCCTTGTCGACCTGTGGCGCAGCGCCCGCGACCGCGACGGCCTGAGCGAGGAGGAGATCTCCGAACTCACCCTCGTCTACGGCCTCCACGTCCTCGAACGCCTCGAACTGCGCCGCCACCCGGTGCGCGCCCTGCGCGAACTCCTGTACCGCAGCGACCGGTTGCTCGACGGCAAACTCCGCCGCGTCGAGATCCTCGCGGCCCGCGCCCGCGCGGGCACGGTCCTCGACCCGCACATCGCCTGGGAGATCGCGCACAGTTGGGGCCCGCAGTACGCTGCCGGGCTCCACCCCGACGAGCCGGTACTCCGTGGCCCGGCGACCGCCGCGCTCACCCAGGACCCGCGCCGGGCACTGCCCGCCGTACGCGTCGACGAGACCTGGTCGCCGCGCCGCGACCTGCTCGACAGCGGTCCCCGCGACCGGCACTTCGTCGGCGAACTGGAGAACGACGGCCGCCTCGCCCTGCGCTTCGGCGACGGCCGGCACGGCGCCCGGCCCACCCCGGGAGCCCGGCTCGCCCTGCACTACCGGCTCGGCGGCGGCAGCGCGGGCAACATCGGCGCGGAGGCCATCAACCACCTGGTCATCCACAGCGACTGCGCACAGCCGCCCGCCGTCGTCGTACGCAATCCCCTGCCCGCCGTCGGCGGCGCGGAACCCGAACCCGTCGGGCAGGTGCGCCAGTTGGCCCCCCTCGACCTGCGCCGCACCCGCCTGCGCGCGGTCACCGCCGACGACTACGCGGCCCTCGCGAGCTTGCTGCCCGGCGTCCAGCGGGCCGCAGCCGCGCTCCGCTGGACCGGCAGTGTCCAGGAAGCACACATCGCGATCGACGCGTACGGCGACGCCGAGCCCTCGGCCGAACTGCTCGCGCACGTCGAGCAGTCCCTGGAGGCGTACCGGCGCATCGGCCACGACCTCGTCGTCGGGCCCGCCAGGCTCGTCCCGCTGGACATCGCGCTCAGCGTCTGCGCGGCCCCCGGTCACCAGCACGGGCAGATCCTCGCCGAGCTGTACCGCGTGCTCGGCAACGGACGGCACGGCTTCTTCCACCCCGACGCGCTGACCTTCGGCGAACCCGTCCGGCTCAGCCGACTGGTCGCCGCCGCGGCGGCCGTGCCCGGTGTGACGGGCGTCCAAGTCACCCGTTTCCAAAGGCTGTCCGAGCAGGACCGAGGAGAGAGGGAGGACGGCGTGCTGCGGCTCGGCCCGCTGGAGATCGCCACCTGCGACAACGACCCGGACCGGCCGGAGAACGGCCTGCTGGCGATATCCCTGGGAGGTGCCTGA
- a CDS encoding GPW/gp25 family protein: MSPRARTRSDIAFPFHADRRGRTAHAGHGEHVHDLVEQLLFTSPGERVMRPDFGCGLLDLVFAPNSPELVSTLELSVQASLQRWLGDLIEVVALDIDSEDNVVRVHLSYVVRATGTLRDDLFEGRAS, from the coding sequence ATGAGCCCACGCGCCCGCACGCGCTCCGACATCGCGTTCCCGTTCCACGCCGACCGCCGGGGCCGCACCGCGCACGCCGGACACGGCGAGCACGTCCACGACCTCGTCGAACAGCTGCTGTTCACCAGCCCCGGCGAGCGCGTGATGCGCCCCGACTTCGGCTGCGGACTCCTCGACCTGGTCTTCGCCCCGAACAGCCCGGAACTCGTCAGCACCCTCGAACTGTCCGTCCAGGCCTCCCTCCAGCGCTGGCTCGGCGACCTGATCGAGGTGGTCGCGCTCGACATAGACAGTGAGGACAACGTCGTACGGGTCCATCTCTCGTACGTCGTCCGCGCCACCGGCACCCTGCGCGACGACCTCTTCGAGGGGAGGGCCTCATGA
- a CDS encoding phage baseplate assembly protein V produces MAAPSNRYLGKFRGRVVSNDDPLRIGRVTVEVPDVLGDEPSTWALPCLPFTGPESGQFVVPPPGAGVWVEFEQGDPSFPVWTGCWYGTAEELPPDARRELQANSPNKPVVVQTPAAHKIVMNDTAGAEQGILLQAQGGAYIRITEEAVVIATGAGAEVILRGREVTINEGQLTVLSKR; encoded by the coding sequence ATGGCGGCACCCAGCAACCGCTACCTCGGCAAGTTCCGCGGCCGAGTCGTCAGCAACGACGACCCCCTGCGGATCGGCCGCGTCACCGTCGAGGTCCCGGACGTCCTCGGTGACGAGCCGTCCACCTGGGCGCTGCCCTGCCTGCCGTTCACCGGCCCGGAGTCGGGGCAGTTCGTGGTGCCGCCGCCCGGCGCGGGCGTGTGGGTGGAGTTCGAACAGGGCGACCCCAGCTTCCCGGTGTGGACCGGGTGTTGGTACGGCACCGCCGAGGAACTGCCGCCCGACGCCCGCCGCGAGCTCCAGGCGAACTCGCCGAACAAGCCCGTCGTCGTACAGACACCGGCCGCGCACAAGATCGTGATGAACGACACCGCCGGCGCCGAGCAGGGAATCCTGCTCCAGGCCCAGGGCGGCGCCTACATCCGCATCACCGAGGAAGCCGTCGTCATCGCGACCGGAGCGGGTGCCGAGGTCATCCTGCGCGGCCGTGAAGTGACCATCAACGAGGGCCAGTTGACCGTCCTCTCCAAGCGATAG
- a CDS encoding HEAT repeat domain-containing protein, with translation MTNAKQRIVLAPGVTSDDIQRFAWDLDWNAVDAGDLAADVVVDVWTTVDGRTEIRSVEDRPIALFYFTVHGDNRDRVIGEIEEACPVWHFEDAVAAMGRASSRDEKLVAVYAAALSATSDDRQEEISLLRSLAQDSDPALRQAVLVATGYLGWPELISLVEEIGQNDPEEFIRHNSAILLEGFHRFGTD, from the coding sequence ATGACGAACGCGAAGCAAAGAATTGTGCTAGCTCCCGGGGTGACTTCCGACGACATTCAGAGGTTCGCCTGGGATCTGGACTGGAATGCGGTCGATGCCGGGGACCTGGCCGCGGACGTGGTCGTCGACGTGTGGACCACAGTGGACGGCAGGACGGAAATCAGATCGGTCGAAGACCGACCGATCGCCCTCTTCTACTTCACCGTGCACGGCGACAATAGGGATCGGGTGATCGGCGAGATCGAAGAAGCGTGCCCCGTATGGCATTTCGAAGACGCCGTGGCTGCCATGGGTCGCGCGAGCTCTCGGGACGAGAAACTTGTCGCCGTCTACGCTGCCGCTCTCTCGGCGACATCGGACGACCGGCAGGAAGAAATCTCCCTGCTCCGGTCACTGGCACAGGATTCGGATCCCGCTCTGCGGCAGGCAGTTCTTGTCGCCACGGGATACCTGGGGTGGCCGGAGCTGATCTCGCTGGTCGAGGAGATCGGACAGAACGATCCCGAGGAGTTCATTCGGCACAACTCCGCGATCCTCCTGGAGGGATTCCACCGCTTCGGCACCGATTGA